In Elaeis guineensis isolate ETL-2024a chromosome 1, EG11, whole genome shotgun sequence, a genomic segment contains:
- the LOC140858753 gene encoding peroxisomal membrane protein 11-4-like codes for MTDTVDKLVVFLAKRDGIDKLVKTFQYVSKLVHWHVEATHQDIAKRAKNWEVASGLSRKAFRTGRFLTGFNALRRNPGSTPLFRFLAVFANAGEMVYFFFDHFLWLSRIGVIDANLARRMSYISAFGEALGYVFFIIMDFLMIKKGLVEQRKLEAAENKEQVRKIRDDRVMRLMAVAANIADLVIALADIEPNPFCNHAVTLGISGLVSAWAGWYRNWPS; via the coding sequence ATGACTGACACCGTCGACAAGCTCGTCGTCTTCCTTGCCAAGAGAGATGGCATCGACAAGCTTGTCAAGACCTTCCAGTATGTCTCCAAGCTCGTCCACTGGCATGTCGAAGCCACTCACCAAGACATAGCTAAAAGAGCCAAGAACTGGGAGGTGGCCTCTGGCCTCAGCCGCAAAGCCTTTCGAACCGGTCGCTTCCTCACCGGCTTCAATGCCCTCCGCCGGAACCCGGGCTCCACCCCTCTCTTCCGCTTCCTCGCCGTGTTTGCCAATGCTGGTGAGATGGTGTACTTCTTCTTCGACCACTTTCTTTGGCTGTCAAGGATAGGTGTCATAGATGCTAATCTAGCTCGAAGGATGAGCTACATCTCAGCTTTCGGAGAAGCTCTTGGCTACGTTTTCTTCATCATAATGGACTTTCTTATGATTAAAAAGGGATTGGTGGAGCAGAGGAAACTTGAAGCTGCGGAGAACAAGGAACAAGTGAGGAAGATCAGAGATGACAGGGTGATGAGGTTGATGGCAGTGGCAGCAAACATAGCAGACTTGGTGATAGCTCTGGCAGATATAGAGCCCAATCCTTTCTGCAACCATGCGGTCACACTGGGGATCAGCGGGCTGGTCTCGGCTTGGGCTGGTTGGTACAGGAACTGGCCGTCGTGA
- the LOC140858757 gene encoding uncharacterized protein — protein sequence MSRVIVEKLCRTPGVPSKRYTRSMIFYHALSTSTVAGGPQTRVSAQSRPSDPAEADGGEWTSTFPGKRDILRRFRQSRLLCYLRNFQLPRFVHTPGFHFENRPNLCESKKEQDSEGGFEFQLYIWKEGSDFSIRYFEQLETLILGIL from the exons ATGTCTCGCGTCATCGTGGAGAAATTATGCCGTACACCTGGTGTACCATCTAAGCGGTACACCAGGTCGATGATATTTTACCACGCGCTCTCCACGTCGACCGTGGCAGGTGGGCCACAAACCCGCGTCTCAGCTCAATCCCGACCGTCGGATCCTGCAGAAGCGGATGGTGGTGAATGGACATCGACTTTTCCCGGAAAACGCGACATTTTACGTCGTTTCCGGCAATCTCGTCTCCTCTGCTATCTGAGGAACTTCCAACTTCCAAGATTCGTCCACACGCCAGGATTTCATTTTGAGAACAGACCAAATTTGTGCGAGTCCAAAAAGGAGCAGGATTCAG AAGGCGGTTTCGAGTTTCAGCTTTATATTTGGAAGGAAGGAAGCGATTTTTCAATTAGGTATTTTG